GGCACGCAGAAGGTGTTGGTACATGGCGGTATTCGTACGAAAACTCGGCGTGGATCTGGGGACGGTAAACGTCATGATCTACGCAAACAACCAGATTGTGCTGCAAGAACCCGCGATGGTCGCGCTTACGATTGAGGATGAGCGCGTCGTCGCGGTGGGGCAGGAAGCCCGTGATATGTATGGACGTCATCCCGAACATATCGAAGTGATCCGTCCTTTGCGCGACGGGGTGATCGCGGATTATGAAGTGACGGAAGCAATGCTGCGCTACTTCCTGCGTAAGATCGCCGGACGGATGCGCATGCGCAAACCGGAAGTGATGATCAGCGTGCCTTACGGCGTGACGAGCGTCGAGAAGCGCGCCGTGCACGAGGCGACTATCCGCGCCGGGGCGCGCGTGGCGTACCTGCTGCCGGAGCCGCTGCTGGCGGCGCTGGGCGCGGGTCTACCGATCAGCACTCCAGCGGGCAACATGGTTTTTAACCTGGGCGGCGGCATCAGCGAGGCGGCGGTGCTGGCGATGAACGGTATCGTCGTGGCCGACAGCGTGCGCATG
This sequence is a window from Aggregatilinea lenta. Protein-coding genes within it:
- a CDS encoding rod shape-determining protein, which translates into the protein MAVFVRKLGVDLGTVNVMIYANNQIVLQEPAMVALTIEDERVVAVGQEARDMYGRHPEHIEVIRPLRDGVIADYEVTEAMLRYFLRKIAGRMRMRKPEVMISVPYGVTSVEKRAVHEATIRAGARVAYLLPEPLLAALGAGLPISTPAGNMVFNLGGGISEAAVLAMNGIVVADSVRMGGMRLDDAIINYIRRKYSLVIGEPTAESIKIQIGAAVDIGEELSMEIQGRDQVGGLPRTITVTTSEVVEAIEEPLATIVGAAKAVLEKTPPELASDIIDRGIVLTGGGAMLRGIDEFITRAVGVPAYRTEDPMVATAVGAGRALDDLGLLRRMHGL